In Pochonia chlamydosporia 170 chromosome Unknown PCv3seq00008, whole genome shotgun sequence, the following proteins share a genomic window:
- a CDS encoding NADH oxidase (similar to Stereum hirsutum FP-91666 SS1 XP_007304413.1), translating into MLGQLSYPGRQALAAVARKTVIAPSVVPFATDALNATFAKTRGATQADIEFLIRGFVHAAKYLEAAGFDGIELHSAHGYVLAQFLASRTNKRTDAYGGSLVNRMRLLIEIAKQIRDETSPSFIVGVKLNSVEFQDGGFTVEFTAQVGRELQDVGMDFVELSGGTLEKIGHEWTKDTTQKREAFFLKFAEMIVPQMGKTAAESRTKIFITGGLRTISAIAKALRAMKRPLVFTWKTNPCMKQLRLTIPKEICLGSWKYPPRVYRMTIYNDRLINRVK; encoded by the exons ATGTTAGGGCAGCTGTCCTATCCTGGCCGTCAAGCGCTCGCTGCCGTTGCCCGCAAAACAGTTATTGCACCGTCCGTCGTGCCGTTCG CGACCGATGCTCTCAATGCAACCTTTGCGAAGACTCGAGGAGCTACCCAGGCGGATATTGAGTTCCTGATTAGGGGTTTCGTTCACGCCGCCAAATATCTTGAGGCAGCAGGTTTCGACGGCATAGAACTCCATAGCGCCCACGGCTACGTGTTAGCACAATTCCTTGCTTCTCGTACAAACAAGCGCACAGATGCCTACGGTGGCTCCCTCGTGAATCGAATGCGACTTCTTATCGAGATTGCAAAGCAGATTCGCGACGAAACCTCCCCGTCTTTCATAGTTGGCGTCAAACTGAACAGCGTTGAGTTCCAAGACGGAGGATTCACGGTTGAGTTCACGGCCCAGGTGGGCCGTGAACTGCAAGATGTTGGCATGGACTTTGTCGAGCTGAGTGGTGGGACTTTGGAGAAAATTGGCCACGAATGGACCAAAGATACGACACAGAAACGAGAAGCCTTTTTCCTCAAGTTTGCAGAAATGATTGTCCCGCAAATGGGAAAGACTGCTGCTGAGAGTCGCACGAAGATCTTCATTACTGGCGGGTTGCGAACCATCAGTGCTATTGCCAAAGCACTTCGAGCGATGAAAAGGCCATTGGTGTTTACTTGGAAGACAAATCCATGCATGAAGCAGCTGCGTCTAACGATACCGAAAGAAATTTGCCTTGGTTCTTGGAAGTATCCGCCGAGAGTTTACCGTATGACTATTTATAACGATCGGCTTATTAACAGGGTTAAGTAA
- a CDS encoding MFS transporter (similar to Cordyceps militaris CM01 XP_006674761.1) has translation MGSKIGDEKWPDISSESADSLADKPSQEPSEAETISLPHEIKFVGVICMAQFCTQAAFMGTLVLLRTIGNSFNVTSPPQLAWLVAGYSLTVGTFILISGRLGDVLGHKRMLLTGFSWFSIWSAIAGISVYSKSYKFAVFTRVLQGIGPAICMPNALAILGTFYPPGPRKAMVFAIFGAVAPIGAVLGGVFASLLALAWWPWSLWALAIWLAILAAAGHFVIPTPPKKTKQIQNRDWKSISETLDLPGAFVGIVSLVLFNFAWTQAPIDGWPAPSVIVSLIFGVLLFGAFLLVEFKFSPMPLLPFDIVNADVGFVLATTVCGWATFGIWTLYLVQILQDIRQLSPLLTITWFCPVAIVGACAAVVMGKLFALQVRPSIIMTLALLAFTAGSILTALAPTDQVYWGQIFVSMLIMPFGMDMSFPAATLILSNAVSKEHQGLSASLVNTVVNYGITLGVAFAGTVEMHTHGKGGTMEDRLRGFLAALYMGVDLADLGLIVCLVFLVTEFLRSPTRKG, from the exons ATGGGTTCCAAGATTGGTGACGAGAAGTGGCCAGATATCTCCTCCGAGAGCGCGGATAGCCTTGCCGACAAACCCAGCCAAGAACCCTCAGAGGCTGAGACTATTTCGCTCCCTCACGAAATCAAGTTTGTCGGCGTGATATGCATGGCTCAGTTCTGCACAC AGGCGGCATTCATGGGCACATTGGTGCTTTTGCGCACAATCGGAAATAGCTTCAATGTCACGAGCCCCCCACAGCTTGCTTGGCTCGTCGCGGGATATTCTCTTACTGTGGGAACTTTCATCCTGATTTCCGGACGGCTAGGCGACGTTCTAGGCCATAAGCGAATGCTGCTTACTGGTTTCTCCTGGTTCTCCATTTGGTCAGCTATCGCTGGGATCAGCGTCTACTCTAAGAGCTACAAGTTTGCTGTTTTTACACGAGTCCTGCAGGGTATTGGGCCGGCCATCTGCATGCCTAATGCCTTAGCCATCCTTGGCACATTCTATCCACCGGGTCCTCGCAAGGCTATGGTGTTTGCCATATTTGGAGCCGTAGCACCAATCGGCGCCGTACTTGGTGGTGTATTTGCCTCGCTTCTAGCACTGGCCTGGTGGCCATGGTCTCTTTGGGCTTTGGCTATATGGCTCGCTATTCTGGCTGCGGCAGGACACTTTGTGATCCCCAcgccgccgaagaagacgaaacAAATCCAAAACAGAGATTGGAAGTCTATTAGTGAAACATTGGACCTTCCTGGCGCTTTCGTTGGTATCGTATCCCTGGTTCTTTTTAATTTTGCTTGGACCCAGGCCCCGATTGACGGCTGGCCAGCACCAAGTGTTATTGTTTCCCTTATTTTTGGTGTTCTGTTGTTCGGAgcgtttcttcttgttgagTTTAAGTTTAGCCCAATGCCTCTTTTACCATTTGACATCGTCAACGCTGACGTTGGATTTGTTCTGGCAACCACTGTTTGTGGGTGGGCGACGTTCGGTATTTGGACTCTCTACCTGGTTCAGATCCTCCAGGACATCCGCCAGCTTTCACCATTGCTGACGATCACATGGTTTTGCCCGGTGGCAATTGTCGGCGCGTGTGCGGCGGTTGTGATGGGCAAGCTGTTTGCATTGCAGGTAAGGCCGTCTATCATCATGACACTTGCACTACTAGCCTTCACAGCTGGCTCGATTCTCACCGCACTGGCGCCAACGGATCAGGTGTACTGGGGTCAGATATTTGTATCCATGCTTATCATGCCCTTTGGCATGGATATGAGCTTCCCTGCTGCCACTTTGATACTCTCGAACGCCGTATCCAAGGAACATCAGGGCCTTAGCGCCAGCTTGGTTAATACCGTTGTAAACTATGGCATTACTCTTGGGGTAGCGTTTGCTGGCACTGTCGAGATGCACACGCATGGCAAGGGCGGGACAATGGAGGACAGACTGCGCGGTTTTCTGGCTGCACTATACATGGGCGTTGACCTCGCAGACCTGGGCTTGATCGTGTGCCTGGTATTTTTGGTAACAGAATTCTTAAGATCGCCAACGCGAAAGGGATAA